A single Harpia harpyja isolate bHarHar1 chromosome 6, bHarHar1 primary haplotype, whole genome shotgun sequence DNA region contains:
- the NDUFA5 gene encoding NADH dehydrogenase [ubiquinone] 1 alpha subcomplex subunit 5 → MAGALRKTTGLVGLAVAENPHERLRILYTKILGVLQNIPKDAAYRKYTEQIVNQRFNLVQTETDVQKLQDKLNSGHIEEVIVQAENELSLARKMIQWKPWEPLVEEPPSDQWRWPI, encoded by the exons ATGGCGGGGGCGCTGAGGAAG ACCACTGGACTTGTAGGATTGGCTGTAGCTGAAAACCCTCATGAG CGCCTGCGAATACTGTACACAAAAATCCTTGGTGTCCTGCAAAACATTCCCAAAGATGCAGCATATAGGAAATACACTGAGCAGATTGTAAATCAGCGATTTAATTTGGTGCAAACG GAGACTGATGTGCAAAAACTACAGGACAAACTGAATAGTGGTCACATAGAAGAAGTTATTGTACAG GCTGAAAATGAGCTTTCCCTGGCAAGAAAAATGATACAGTGGAAACCATGGGAGCCTCTAGTTGAAGAACCTCCTTCTGACCAGTGGAGATGGccaatataa